The DNA window gttaccccaatgttgtgagctgtggctgaaggagagatcagatcgttgagcaaggatatagcaagatggggatgaatcacctgggatgaacagcagttcaggtCCTTAACGGTCATTTGAAGACAGCCAGTTACTCAGCTGTTCTGACAACCACCTCAGTgcaagaacagagaagagtctggATGCATAGCTATATGGGTATATGGTAGTATTGGGATGTGATTATATAGAGATAGGGATATATGATATACTCGGGATATGATACATCTGAAATGTGCCGGTATTGGGACATGAAATATGGGATGTGACTTTATATAAATGGGTAGATGATGTATTTGGGATATAAACATATTGGAATATTGTCTTTGCCATAATATGTAGTTGGTCCAAAACAACTTTGCCATCAGTCCTTATATAAACAGCATTTTCAGAACTAAAGTGTTTTGATTGAAGGCAATGAATGACCTTCACGGACCCTAAACTTTATTAGGATTTAGACACTGTTTGGCATCTCGAGTTAAGAGATGAGAATCAGTATGCGACACATGACTGATTGAAGCTTATGGACAAAAAGCTGACAAATACACTCACATTCTGGCATGGTGGCGTTATGCAGGTTGTTTCCAGTCAGGCGAGACTGAAAAGCTGAGCTGAAGAAACCGTCTCCTGGACCACTGCGTGAGATAAGAAACAGGAGCTTTGATTTAGTTTTTGCATTTGAAATTCTCTgtcagttttataaaaaaaaaatgactaaagcAAAACACTGATGTTTGCATACCTTCTATTTAAGATGACAAAATGAACAGCAAATATTGTAGTGTACAGGAACAAGGGAATCATGATCAACCCAAACACTCTAGAAGCCAAGTGCTTGGCAAAATCCACCTGATGAGAAATGAGGACTGGATGTAAACTCCAAGGATGATCATTTCAACATGTCTAATCATAAACATTGTCCTTGTCCATACCAGAGAGAGACTAATATCTCCCAGCAGTTTCCAGAGGTCCCAAGCAGTATTGATGCCCACTAGTAGGATGACAAACAGCCCTACAAACTTCACCCCTAGAGAGCCAGCGAGGTTCACTCCTGTCAGAAGCAGCCACAGCCACCAGGACCAGCTGAAGGGTCTAGAGCACGATACAAAATATGGTAACATTTCAGAGTGGAATTTTCAGAAAGGAAAATATTATGAGCAAAATGAGGCATACACGGTCTGTACAGGACCTGGAGAGGAAGAATGGCTTTTTTTAGTCTCCAAATGCTGGTAATTTTATACAAAACGATTAATGTGCATAACTATATTTCTATctcataatttatataaaactattaTTCAGTCCTGATCCACATTACAGTTCTAACAttagtcattttaaaataaatatatattatatttaaaattacataaatataaataaataaaagttttaattaATCTTGATATTACACAATCAGGGATGTAAtcaagaacaaacaaataaacaaacaaataaataaaacatttaaatctaaaacatttttggtagaatatgacatattatttattagtatattattatattagtaatATTAGTTGACAAGAGGTTGAAGGCAGGTGTAAATTTGTTGGCCAAAAGGTATAAGCTAGTCCACTAactctagctagctagctaaaataTAGTTTACATTAAAAGAAACTATCAAATGTGAACGCTGAAACATGCATTCAGTTAAGTCCAGAAATGAGGCAGAGTCAAGCGTTGGTTTGCGATTGGAGGGTGGAGACGAGGGACAGGAGTGGTAAGGAACACAACCCTGTGCTGATTTTTATTGACTTAATGactgatttttaaaatatgatttttaatgACTGTTCTGTTACAGTGAGATGCATCAGGGATAAAGAAGTTGAGACTAGAAAGAGTTAAACACAGATCTGTGCGTGtgcatatatattttacacGTTGGTGCTGAAAAGTGAGCAATAAAGTTAAAAGGAAAATGAGGTTGTGATTTCAAAGCCTGCCTTCATTTTCCTCTTTCCGCGAACCCTCCAAAACATGCTACAGTAACCaagactaaaataaaatgttaatgcaACTGGTTAGCCATTACCTGGCTATCGTTATCTCTTCAAAAAAAGCAACTTTGCAACTGGGTAACAACCCAAATTTGAAAACAATACAATGAGAAATGAACCAAACTTCAAGGCTTATTGGGTGTAGGCCTACCTGTTTCTTTCCTGTTTGAATTTGACCATGCTCAGAACAGCTCCCATAATAAAGAACATGAGGATGGGATCGAGCAGGATGTACTGCGAGAGGGTGATGCATCCAGTGTCTAAAGGAAAGCGGTCACAAATTCTAATATTGAAATGTTACACAGTATTTTTTGGTACGTGTTTGTTTTAGATAAATTTACACTGCATCCATCACTTCATCATGCGTACCGAAGATGAGAAGGTAAGCCGCAATGAGAGCAGCTGTAGTAGAACGAGACAGCTCCCAGACCACCAAGAAAGCAAAAGGAGGCAGACAGGAGCCGAGAGCTGCGCAGAACTGAACGAACAAGGGAGTCAAGCAGTGACTGAACACCACAAAAGATCACATCATACAACTATAACCTAATCCAAGTCTTCACATGTACAGACTCACTTATTATTCATAGTAAATAACTTTAAACCATTAGACACATTAATGATAAGACAATATTTACCCCTCTCATCCCCAAATAGTTGTGATGCTCATATTTGTCCCCTGGTTTAATGAAAGGAAAGGTGCCGTCGTAACCTGTCAGGTATCCTGCTAGGCCAATCAGCATCTGatctcagaaaacaaaaatatagtTATTAACCCAAACCGTCCTGTTCCTGAACTAGCCCATTGTACACACTTATGTTTACACTCATAGGattgttaaatattattaattaaatagatGAACAGTTAAGGCAGGTGATTTCATTCACAGTAGGAatgattgtgcgtgtgtgtatggtgataatatTACTACAACTACTACGTACTGAatcctatattatatatctgctTCCTACTTCCTCCTCTAGTCTTTCATCAGCATCAGGACCTCAgtacaggaaaatacaggaataaGGGTTGGATGTTTTTTAATCTGTGGACCACTCAATATGTTAATAATCCAATGTATTATTAATGATCTGGGTTacatttggaaagaaaaaaatcgaCTGCTTTTGAATTTTTGCTGTTCCCAGTCTCTTAAGTAAGAGTGTGATATTTAACACAAAGGATGTAGTGGAGCTTGATTTAAGTTATttcagtctgtattgtcttgtctagtCTGTAGTGTCTTGTCCTGTCCAGTCTGTAGGGTCTTGTCCAGTCTGTAGTGTCTTGTCCTGTCCAGTCTGTAgggtcttgtcttgtctgtagTGTCTTGTCCTGTCCAGTCTGTAGGGTCTTGTCCAGTCTGTAGTGTCTTGTCTGTAGTGTCTTGTCCTGTCCAGTCTGTAgggtcttgtcttgtctgtagTGTCTTGTCCTGTCTAGTCTGTAGGGTCTTTTCTGTATTAtcttgtgtagtatagtgttatttatgtctgtcttttgagagtcacaaacagaaCCCagttccttgtgtgtgtcaacacacttggccattAAACCTGATTCTGACAGACATGTTAAAATAGTGAGTGAGATGAAATGTACATGAAGGTGTGTGAAGTTTACAGACAGGTAAAACTCAGTACACTGTACCTTTCCAAGTGGAGGATGAACATCAAAGAAAAAGGTGCGGTTAATATAATAGCTTCCCATCTTCCCAAAGTGGGTCTCATCCCAGCTGTAAACGAGCCACAAATTAGTTCTgatctaaattaaataaaataaaaaacgcACATTcttaaatagtaataatttcCTGTTCCTTACCACACGTGCGGCGGCTCAGGGAGCTTGTAGAAGCGGGTGCACACGGACAGAAGCAGCACTGTGAGGACAGGACACACTGACCAGACATCACTACGGTTATAACGGCTCATGGACAAACTTGGAGACGATCCGTTTAAACAGGACCGTCTGTGGGAGTCTGAAGCGTGAACGTGCGCGCGTTCAGGTGTGCCACGGGCGCGCGCCTTCTCCGTGCGCGTGCACGAACTCCGGTTCCGTACAACGCTCCGAACGCCATTCTGATCTTCCCTGAAACTTTCTTCCATCAGGTGGAGAAATGGAAAGGATGCAGAGAGGTATTAATGTTAAAGAAACGAATAACTGGCGGTAGGTGAACCCAGTCAGCTTTGTAGTGCTGGAGCTGCCACAAAATTAAGTGTTAATCCCATTTCATCTCAATTAAAGCTCCAGTAGACAGTCGAATAAAGCATACGAGCAATAAACATGGCAGAAATGCGTGTGCACAGCCGAAACCTGCTGTGTACTGCTTGTCCAGTTGTGTTTACTATCCAGGAGGATTCGTGTTTAACTTCTACTACAAGTTCTTCTTCTGCGAGTGATACAGCTCCGTAACCTGGACATTAACATCGCCACCTGGCGGCCAACTATGGAATTAGCGAGAAAGTTATCATCAGTCAATTCCTTATTATCAATCCATACATTTACTATTTAAATCATTGAAACATTTGGAGACATTGCAAGCACAGTATTGCTCATACATCAGGTCAATATTCTAAAGATTAACAGCTAAGACACTCcgtgtgagtgttttttttttttttggggggggggggggggggtggtaaTGGTAATGGGTTACAGCCAGAATCCTGTGGACATGgacaatgttatttttatttcagttgttAAATCAAGTTTAATTAAGTTTAAAGACAACAGACTTGAATTCAAGACAAAATGCTTGGATTGATTTTAAGGTTATATACATCTAAAACTCCAGAATTAAGGGTGCAATAATTacagcactttttattttttcctaagCAGGTTGGGAGTTGATTTGCATCAGAATCTATTGCTGTGAGCAAAAGCCATTATAAATCTGAAATATCAAAACAAACtcatcagagagagaaagctatCAGAGTGAAATCACCAGTCAACTATTGGGTACATAGATAGGCTAAGCTTCACAAAATAGGAggaccaaataaaaaaacaaaaacaaagatcaACTTCTACCAGAATGATAGAAGAGGAGAAATGGAGACCGGAAGGAACTGCTCAGGATACTACGGATGTCACCGCAAAACATTGCCTGAGCTTACATAACTGTATGGTTTCAGAGTATTTAAATCACAATTGATTTTAGTGCACCGAATTAATttaggtttctttctttcttttttctttctttcgatGTATTTACAGTACTACATCCTTTTCCTGATTTGGATATAAATACCCTTAAATTAAAGGTAAATGGAAAGATGATTGTCTGCACTTTAATcccatattaattatttaataacattttaataataaaataataatttatataaagtcACTGCTACAGAAAAATGGTAAAAATTTGGAAAATGAACATAAACCAGAAAATTCTGATTGTGACTGCTTAAATCTGTCTatgtaaacaatttattttcagGTTAAGTAAACATGTCAAAATATACTGTACCTCAgttaaacatttcaaaataaccAGTAGTAACAGATAAAACTCCAAATTCTGTATGAACATGTTAAGAAAGCTTTTGAAATGTGAACTCTCGATTAAAACTCGAGTACATGAGTGAGAGGTGCATTGCTGTTAAGGTATAAAGTTTGCATGCTTCCATAAACTCCATGCCTGACGACCACTTCAGCCTCGGTGCACTTCGCTGATGCAGCCAACTCATTCTCACACTGAGTGACGAATTGTTCATAGAAATGAAGGCCTTTCCAGCTTTCAATGGCATCATGGTGCTGCACACTGCTGCCTTTAACTACACCAGTCATGGTGTCTTGGGGAATGATCATCACACTTCCTGGAAGCTCCATGATGGATACATGCCTGCCTGTACTCACAGGAATGAACGCTGCATTGAGCAAGGTGTTTACTGTGAagaaaacattacattaaacaTTCTGGATGCCAGCTTATGACCTAATTACACATTCCACATATCACATAGTGGCAAGATTCAGTATGAACCATCAATACCATACTGTACTCTAAAAGGTTGATAAACAATAACCTTTAAAAGTACACTCTGGAtatgaacaaaatgaacacTGTTTAAAATAAGTAATATCTTCTTACCACCTTTGTACCACTAAACTCTTACTATTGCTTTAATGCCAGTGTGAAAATAATCTTCTTCTTGTAATTCTGGATTTTCCCCTCAGGGGCTTGCCAcacaaatcatctgtttccacctaactctaccCTCAGCATCCTTTACTCTTGCacccatatatctcctctttttccttcctcttgaccttttaccaggcagctccatctccaacatccttctaccaatataaccatctccctcctatgtacatgtccaaaccatcacAATCTAACTTCTCTGACTTTAAAACAGctaacctgagctgtccctctgatgtggtCTTTCTAAATCCTGtccatctctgctacctccatctctgcctcatgtcttttcctcactgcgaCCCATACAGCATTGCTGGCCTTACCACTgccttgtacacctttcctttgattcctgctgacacttttctgtcacacaacatTCCTGACAcagtgtcatctgcaaacatcaatGTCCATGGAGATTACTGTCTGACTTCCtctgtcaacctgtccatcaccatagcaaacaagaagggactcaaagcctatccttgatgtagccccacctccaccttgaactcctctgtttgacctacagcacatctcactgctatCATACTCCTCTCAaacatatcctgaactactctgacatactcctgacatcctcatacagtaccataactcctctctctgacactgtctctaaatccacacagacacagtgcagctccttctgGCCATCTCTGAacttctccattaacattctaagagcaaaaattgcatcagtagtgctctttctgggcatgaagccatacagCTTCTCAGaaatatccacttcctttcttagccTGGCTTCTGCTACTCTTTCCCATAGctgtggctcatcaactttatacctCTGTATTTGCTACAAttctgcacatcacccttgttcttaaagatcaGCACTAGAACACTTCTCCTCCACCTGTTGAACATTATAaaaactccactgctgtctctcctagacacttccacacCTTCACAGGTATGTCATCTGGAACACCAGCCTTCTCTCTCTTGATTCGTCTCAGAGCCTTCCTTACCTCATCCTTTCCGATCTTTGCTATTTCCTGCTCTACAATATTCACCTCTTCCTACCGTCTTTCCTTCTCATTATACTTATTCATCAACTCCTCAAAATATTCCTTCtatcttctctgcacactctccTTGCCTGTTAGCACCTTAGCATCTTTAATCACCCTTGTCTGTCGCACATCTTTCCcatctctatctttctgtcttgcTAATCTGTACAAGTCCGTCTCACCTTCCATTGTGTCTAATCTGGCATACAACTCATCAtatgttttctgtttgtctaATCTGGCATACAACTCATCATATGTTTTCTGTTTGGCCTTCGACacgtccctcttcactctgtgctgcgATTCCTTGTAATACTGTCAATTTCCTTTAATCCTTTCTACAGCCCACTAGTTTTGAGctagcctcttcctctgaatgctgtcTTGTGCTTCCTcgttccaccaccatgtttccttatcttctttctccttccagatgacacaccaaGCGCCCTCCTACCTggctccctgatcacttctgctgtttCCCAATCATCTGGAAGCTcaaaataatacttttttttaatttattatacaaaTGTCAGCATTTTCTGAACTCTAAAGTGTTTACACAGTAATATTTACTAGAAGatattataatcataataatatgaTTTAATTACTTACTATtaacaatatattaataataacaatctaatatttgtattatacttacataaaattttattatgtattaaaatgattattaatattttaaaggaGTTAATATTCGATAACATTATGACAGAAAAGCAGATTAATAAtttttcaaatgtaaataaaataaaatattattgatattttctAGAATGTTGATCAGCATAAACGTTATTTGAAGAACTATTCATTTGTCAAACCGTCTGTGCAGTTGACATTTAATGAGCAtctttaaatgcaaatgaacaGATGCACACTAATATttgccatccatccatctactgtacTGCTTATCCATCACAGGGTCATGGCAagtctggagtctatcccagggtaCTCGAGGCACAAGGTGGGGGAACATCATGGACAGAGCGCCGACCACACATTGCagaatctctcacacacacatctattcaCCGACTATAGACAATTCAGAGATACCAGTGTCTATAACGCGCATCTTTGGACTGGCGAGGAAGACTTCAAATCACAGAGAGAACAAACCCCATACACATGACAGGGAGGTAGGAATCGAACCCTAAATCCCAGAGTTTCAACCACTAAGCCATGTCCATCTTAATAAAACCAGCATTTCTGAACCTTTTGGGTTGACAAATGAGGGCCAATGATTGTGCTTAAAAAATGCACCAAGCCATTTTTTATGAAGTATATtaagtatattagtatattaagTATAAGTAATACTGTCATTAATGTCACTATACTTACCCATTTTAGGAATGATTTTCTCAGTAGCACCTTTATAAAAGCATACGTAGATGACAATTCCATCACGAATCTGTAATGAGGAGATCAGCCCATCATCACCAATCttaacatgtactgtacaagtGTATGTAGAAACCGAATGTGAAAAGctattaaagcaaataaaaaaataaaatacctcGACCCATTCAGAGTCTGCATCACATGTCTGAGGCTTAACCTGTAGTAAGGCATGAGTGCACTGTTGAACCACAGTCCTGGCACTCATGCTGTTCTTTCTCTGCTCAAGTGCTGAACCCTCAAGCAGCTGATAAGAACCAATGGCACCGCTGAGTATTCCACTGAAACTAAAAGAGTGAAACAGATCAATTTCTGGGTTTTTCTGCCAGAAACATGTCCAATCATTATGCATCTGAATGCATTTCAAATTTTCAACCAAATGATAAAATGTCTACATAATCACTCTGCATGTTATGGTGATATGTTACAGTGTCAGAATGTTATAATGtcagagtgttacagtgtcagaATGTTAtagtgtcagtgttaaagtgtcagaaTGTCATAATGTCAGAGTGTCACAGTGTCAGATTGATGCAGTGTCAGAAAGCAagtgtcacagtgtcagtgtgatacagtgtcAGAGTGGTACAGTGTCAGAATGTTATAATGtcagagtgttacagtgtcagtgagttactgtgtcagtgtgttacagtgtcagtgtgttactgtgtcagtatgttacagtgtcagtgtgttactgtatcagtgtgttacagtgtcagtgtgttacagtgccgAATGTTACAGAGTCAAAATGTTACAGAGTCAAAATGTTACAGTGTCAGAATGTTACAATGTCTGAATGTTACAACTGCAGaatctttcggcttttcccgttaggggtcacaAGTGAATCATCCGTTTCCAACTAACTCTATCTTTGGCTCTATATATGTGCTCTCGCGCCAATGTGCATACAATGTGTAAATGTTACAGTGTCAGAATGTTACAGTCTTAGAATTTTATGGTCTTAGAATGTTACGGTGTCAAAAATTTATGAACTTACAATGTTATGGTCTTAGAATATAATGGTTTTAGAATGTTATGGAATGTTATGCAGAATGTGTACCTTGTTACAGAGTCAGTTAATCCAAGGATTGTTTCATCAGCAGCAGAGGTGCTGTGAGGTTGAGTTGGAGTAAGGATCTCAGGCGTGGTGATGATTAGACACTGCGGAATAGCCAActctgtgattgacagctgtAGGTCTTTTTCAGTTGTCAGAACACCATTTATCAGTGCTTGACTAAATCAAAGAGAGGAAATGCAACAGAGCAATAATGTCAGACAGAAAATTCATGCATGCAATTTTAACAGCATCACGACCTAATAAAAAGTCATAAGAGTAACAATACTGatactgcaataataacaacaacaatataaaataatataataaagtacaGGATTTTGTGTTAAGTTTTGTGAtttgtgaaatttgttttaattgtgaaaagaatttcagtgtttttctgtgggaaacttATTATCACATACATTTtgactttgtgtttatttctgcgATCAAAATCTCAAAATCCTGAAGGGattgaaaaacagaaacaacaatACATATTCTCACTTACTACATTTTCAATAACTCCATCTGGGCACAAATTTGCTGGTGCTGAAGTTTGAAATATCATTGAACATATTATGTTGGCTACCTGTTTGTATCCAGAATTTTCTCTAAAGGCTCTGGATGCACGGTAGAGACACTGCAATCTACGCCATGTTCTTTGTCAGAGCTGGAACACGGGAGGCAGCGCTGAATCCACAGACCAACATCTGCCCTCATGGAGCCCCAGAAGAAGTGCTGAGAGATGAGCTTCAAGCATTTCTCTAGCTCTAGATGGTTCATGTCATTGTGGTAGATGGTGAGAGTTGAGTGCACCTCCTCTCTGCTCCTCACCACCCTGCGCCTCCCGTGTTTCTGGGTGCCTCTGCCCGACAAATAGAACAGGAAGCCATCTGAAATGGATGGAAGTGATCTATTAGCACTACAGTAACCTTCCAGAACAAGAGAAGAACAGGGTCCTCTTAAGACCAGTGCCTACATTTGACACGATTTGTATTACATATCAATATTATTAACATATCGCTGTAATGTTTGCACATTTTGGACctttactacatgtaacataattGTACATCATGCtactacatgtaacatgtaAACATATGTGACATGTAGTAACATATAGGGAGaattaattttcttttcatttaggtgtttaaattagtttatttatatgcacagtCTAGGAGGAGTGGTTTCATTTCATGATATCAAGTTGCATaatgtatataactgtgtacacAATAAAAATACTGAAATCTTGCATGCGTCAGGTCGATCCTTACTGTTGGATACAGATAAGGATAATAACCTGTCTAGTGGCTATAGCATGTAAATAAGTTAGGAAAATTTAAGCTTGCTTTAATGGATTATTTTAGTCTCATCCAAGATTAAGGAATTAAGGGAGATTAAGGCGATATATGATAATCATTTTTTtgcaattgtttatttttttcagtttttctcttatttcagATTTAAACAAGATGGTCCTGCAAATGTCctttgcatgtacagtatgtaaaaggttttttttttaaatagtattttaagACTGTTTTCGATCTATGTTTATACTTTGGAGTGCCCAGGCTGTCTTTGGTtgattaaatgcagtgttttgATCATCCACATAGATTTACAACAAAGGCAATACAATAGAATATGAACCTTTAGTGAGTTGTATTACAAACTCATtggttaattcattcattcattcattttctaccgcttatccgaacttctcgggcgtcatcgggcatcaaggcaggatacaccctggacggagtgccaacccatcgcagggcacacacacactcattcactcacacactacggacaattttccagagatgccaatcaacctaccatgcatgtctttggaccaggggaggaaaccggagtacccagaggaaacccccgaggcacgggagaacatgcaaactccacacacacaaggcagaggtgggaatcgaacccccaaccctggaggtgtgaggcgaacgtgctaaccactaagccaccgtgctccccattggttaattcattttaatcaaaAAGACTTTTTACTTTATCTCGAAAACATGTCAGTGCCCAGTTCTAGCAAATAATGTATGAATAGGAGTAATAATTTATCTATCATGTATTTAACATGTTGTGTTAATGGaggattaatatatataatataatattcttcTTTATAGCCCTTAATAGCTCTTAtattattacatacagtatatgaatagTTCTGCTTTATCAAGAAATGCTTTATCAGGAAAAGTAATCATGATTATAACGTTTTAGATTTATGTTAGGATTTGACATCTGGATAAGAAATATTTAGAGCTTAGTCTcacttttttccctccaaattCAGTTTGTTGACTAAACATCAAGAAAACAGCTTATTCTGATCAGTACTATCGAGTCGTCACCATGGATGGCGAATCTTGAGCAGAGTCTCCTGAAGGTGTTTTTCTCCACAGAGGTGAGTCCAGGTGGATAGCCTTTCCCTTTCAGATATTTCTCAACTGCATCATATTTTGAGAAAAAAGCATGCTGGGTACTTGAGCCATCGGTCACTTCTGAAGAACCGCCTCCTTCAGTCATACCTTGAGAAAAATCTTCCTTATCCTGTGAAGAAACAACTGTGTACTCAATCAACTCATAAATGATATAATGGAAAGTAAAGAaatgttcacacatacagtgattgTATCGCTGCAAGTCTCTAGTCATTGTACTATGAAGTCGTTGGTAGTCGGTCCTtgtactggttgccatagtaataatgtttattttcctttacggcatttaacagacacccttatccagagtgacttacaactgagggttaagggccaggggctcaggggcccagcagtggcagcttggaggacctggggttcaaacccaggaccttccgatcagtagcccaacaccttaaccactgagctggaAATGAATCATTCCAGAGGAAGATTTTGTGTTTGCATCTAAAATTCAGAAGCACCGTGTGCTCTTTGGCACGAATAACGTGCGCTCTACTGTCGTCACTCCGATCACTGCACGACTTCACTCCGTATTTTCATAAAGTTCACTTTTATTCACCAAAGTTTGCTGTTGCTCACGTCACTGGAAGTCCCTGTCACCGCGtatcactgtatgtgtgaacgtagCATAAGATGGCTACACAACAGCTGAACGTTACACGAAATGGATATGGTTTTGGAAGACAAATTTTGGGATGGTGTCTAATTCATGTATGGGGTAATAGAAGCATTTAAGTTCTTTTGGATTTCGATTTCTAATCGAACGTCCAAGAGCGTGAACAGTGTCACAATCTGGAACTATAATTTGTTCAGTTAGATTTCTCTCATCCTCCAGTTTACAGTTAGAAGTATATCATGTAAATCAGACTTAGTAGCGTAAACTACCTGTGAGGTACAGAGGAGCAGGGTGGGAACTGCATAAGGTTTGAG is part of the Tachysurus fulvidraco isolate hzauxx_2018 chromosome 12, HZAU_PFXX_2.0, whole genome shotgun sequence genome and encodes:
- the dtd2 gene encoding D-aminoacyl-tRNA deacylase 2 isoform X2, whose amino-acid sequence is MNHLELEKCLKLISQHFFWGSMRADVGLWIQRCLPCSSSDKEHGVDCSVSTVHPEPLEKILDTNSQALINGVLTTEKDLQLSITELAIPQCLIITTPEILTPTQPHSTSAADETILGLTDSVTSFSGILSGAIGSYQLLEGSALEQRKNSMSARTVVQQCTHALLQVKPQTCDADSEWVEIRDGIVIYVCFYKGATEKIIPKMVNTLLNAAFIPVSTGRHVSIMELPGSVMIIPQDTMTGVVKGSSVQHHDAIESWKGLHFYEQFVTQCENELAASAKCTEAEVVVRHGVYGSMQTLYLNSNAPLTHVLEF